actcaaaaacccactaaccggatcgaaacaatgacgaacttgaacggaaacaaatctgcccggaaacaaatatcgcaccaaaatcatttgacgccgaagacgatcacgaacggacaaacgaagagcttgaaggagaggtagcagacaaccgtgaaagcgatgccggacggggcagcagcaacgcaaaacgtgagcagcagtagatgctggacgaagcagtcacgcagcatcatgaagtgaggaagaagaagaagcaacgatcaacgtgaacttgaagaagaagaaacactcgcgatcttgaagaagaagaagaaacacgggcgacgggtgtgtgtgtgttgtgttgccgtggttgtgtgtgtgtatgtgaaggagaagaggtgggggaagggcagccatggatggggtgtttggatgcttgaagaagaagaagaaaagagagaaagagaaaggggggggggatgagagagagggattttttagggttttcttccttttctttttttgttttgttttgttttgctttgttttgttttgctttgttttttttttgaaatgcaagatagggggtgttgggttatggaccgggttgacccggtttgaaatggactgggtcgtttgggaagattgggccattttttgggcctgtggcttgaaatcgaagaagaggcccaattccgactttctttatattttcgctctcttttcttctttttatttctctaaaactaaattataaaaatactttaaattattattaagaactaaattaagttataaaagtgcaaattaacttccaataacaattaacgcacaattaagtaataattaagcataaaattgtatatttggacattaaatgctaaaaatgcaaacgatgcctatttttgtaaatttttatttttttgtaaacaaacttaattactaacaaattatagaattaaatcctacatacaaaatgcgacatatttttgtattttttattaatttagcaaataaacatgcacagacaaatacaaataattattcaaaatatcacaaaatatcacaaaattgcacaccaaggaaaattattttatttttgaatttttgggagtaattctcatattgggcaaaaatcacgtgcttacacacatTTATCAACGTCATGACAATTAAAATCATAACCATCTCTCATAGCGTTGGAAACCgaaattaaattccttctaacggAAGGTACATATAATGTGTCTTTTAAAGCTAAAATTCTACCACTACCAAACGAAATACTAATATTTCCTAATGCTAAAGCTGGGGCTGCTGAACCGTCTGCTTGATAAACATTGATTTCTCCTTTACTTAGCCGCCGTGTTACCTGAAACCCCTGCAAATAAGTGCAGATATGATTAGTGGCTCCCGAATCTACACACCATGACATAGTAGAAACAGCCGCTAAAAATGTTTCAATGACAAGTAGATGtaaatcacctggtttatttttcAGCTTGGCCAGATAAGTTGGACACTGCTTCTTATGATGCCCGGGCTGCTTGCAGTGATAACACTTGCCCTTAGCCTTTTTCACATCAGCAGTCGCGCCACCAACAGAGGGTTTttgaccctttttctttttctgcccgCCTCTCGGCTTAGAAGAAGAACCTGCCTCAAAATTCAATGCCACGGGAGGAGCTTGGGACTTGATAATAGTCTCTGCCGACTGCAGCTCATTCAACAATTTCGCAAGGGACAAATCCATTTTGTTCATGTTATAATTCAGGCGAAATTGCTGAAAACTGTCAGGCAAAGTCTGCAGGATCATTTCAACCTACGTGTCCTTATCAATGTTAGCTCCAAGGACCTCCAGTTCATTCAGAAGACTCATCATCTTTAGAACATGGTCCCTGACCGatgaaccttccaccattttggTATTCAGAAGGGCTTTCATGGCAGTCTGCTTAGCCGCACGATTCTGATCTCCAAACATTTCTTTGAGATTTTCCAGAATGTCATAAGCAGACTCCATCGACTGATACTGATGTTGCAGAACATTCGACATGGATGCCAAAATGTAACACCGCTCCATCTCATCAGCCTTAATCCATTTCTGGTAAGCCTTCTGTTCATCATCTGTGGCATCATCTCCAGGTTTTTCTGGACACACCTCATCGAGCACAAATTTGTACTCTTCAGCAATTAGAACAATATCCAAATTTCGTTTCCAATCAACATAATTTGGACCCTCAAGTTTGTTTTGGGTAAGAATGGCAGTAAGGGGATTAAAAGCAGTCATTGTTAATCTGGGagacattaaatatttaaatagatcaaatcagtttgtattatgaacattaaaattcaaaacacattatatatatacaatctatgcaccttgaacaacaaatttcgatgggaaagaagctattcttgcaatatacatatataatgacAGATTTTCACTCCATAAACTTAAACATgtcatactcagatggagagtaaactgttaatttaagccaagtgaatatcaacattcaacatatattagtcccattgaaccaacatgcatactcagatggagagtaaataCAAATAATCAATGACTAGTATAACATAGtgattattcataatatttttatCCGATATGGAAGAAGACCTACGTCAATGTGTAAAAACATTATATCACTGATTTTTAAAACCCCCGGGGACCAAGGGAATTGATCCCCACAATTGCTGGAATTAAAAACAACCAAAAACAAATTCAGAATTTTAGAAAAACAGCAAAAACACCATCTAAACGACCCCGAACGCCCAAAAAACGACTTCAGTCATAGAAATCCATGAGTATTGCTCACTGGGCCGTTTCGCATGGACCTGCcaagtttcaggtcaatcggagtcaGTCAACTTTTTGACCTCCGATTTTCTGCCCTAATTCAGCAAAACGTGTCTTTCCATTTTACACgataaaattcaactttcagattATTCTAACTCAACATCACCAATATTAAAAGGATAcatcaagttttcagaataatcaACACAACCCATAACAGATAATCACACCAAAAAACAGTGCAGGTTTTCAGAAAAACAAACTTTGCATGTAATTCAAAACTTGCATATAGAACATGATATTAATCCTTATGGTTTATcctaattatttaattagacgtgagtaagctctgataccaattgtaggaatatataccacagcgaaagcaataacagaatcttattcacgtgtaatctaaacaactagcacgtatggagattttaggattacctcttgaagcgtaaacacaacaaatctatGTCGTTCTTCAGCtcctcagttgaaaacacactagcagatttctacagtcttctactgtgttacccaaacaataaccgaaaatagagaattttgggtgggccaaaattctagtagaaaccgcagtcAGAATCATGTAAAAAAAATGTCCAAcccttatatccatatatatatagttgcgttttttaggtcaaaatcgttttcaaaacctgttaggtttccttctcccactaagggacggtttccacgttttctttcccactaagtaacagttttcactattttctattatttaggcacagtagagaccacataatttaattaacaaggcttcctattatgatattaatttcgaaattctgaaactaatttccatcataataaattacgaattattccactaaaaattcataattgcactccttagttcaatttcgaaattcttccataaaaccttatttaactccccatgttaagattcagatactaatcaatcaaattaaattactgactatttaatttattgattacttcctttagacttacacttaacttatttcatgtgtcggatacaaaatccaccggccgggtttacacatgaaaacttataagctttcataaaggagtatcatcaatctcaaaatcgagacatggattccatcaactaattattacttcgccaatgtatatcattgttatccaatttaccaggcttattgactcgcgaaagaatctcgccttttaataaatcaaaacaacaagtgacatacacaactaataataattatatcaggattaagagtataagtacattaaatggactagagaaattattttataaagtcagtataaaatactcatctctacttgatccgttcaatacatacaaaatgtactagcacaagaagttggaattaaaccattcccataatcaagataaattatatttaatcttgtgctacaatcattccgatgatttgtccaattccatcattagattgtgaacattaacttttatgtcttacaagaaccgatgatttaatcttccgtgtataagctaaactctatacactaaatcatctactatgtaagcaatggacgcacaaaccaacacatgatctatttaaaatgaaactttattgaatttaaacaagtaaataaataattgttcataaagaatactataacaatacgcatggcttatagtatattctaacaatctcccacttagactaataaccatgcgtctacaattttgacacccattccttctacatgcttatcaaaagaaaaaggggagttgaccttaatatatatatataaaatctttTGGGAGGTGTCTGTAAATTTCACCTTATTATATGGTTGGAATTGGGGATAAAATTTATTCCGATATTGATCTATAATGTGATAATAATTTGACCTTAATTTTGAGAGTAgtacaaaattaatatataattcCAATATTGATCTCCATGTTCTCTCCAGCTCAGTTCTACGAGGTGTTGACTTTGTACCAGTTGTTATATTTTATGGGAACTCTAAAGAATGGCTCTTCTGAAATTTCAAGGCATGATATGGGTCTGAGATCTATAATTTGAGTCGTCTCCAAACTGGCTGTTACTTTAAATATACTGTATGTGACGgtatatttttatcttttacGGTACCTTCTCTCCACATGCAGTGATCTGCACTATATATAGGGCGAACATCTCTCTCCCGTAGTGATGCTATAATCTCCATCCTAACTTGTTACGATCGAATTGAAACCTTAGCCTGAGTTGTTTATTTCAATCATTTATGTTTGGTCGTCCATGTGAAGcctgttctttttttcttttaataattctATTAGACTTCACTTCCATTATATTAATTaccccaaaaaaaataaaaaaataaaaatagaatgaCTTTTCCTAAGACTCAAGATTTATTAATGAGGTCCAAATATTATATTGCCTGCCCCCTCAGATCAGCCATTTAAACCAGCGTGCTTGGGTTGATCATATTGTAAGAGAAAACCCATTCTTAGTAACACCAAAAAGTCACTCTCTTGCTCTTTGTTTCTCAATACTGTTAAGAGTTTGATTATGGATAGAGAGTTGGCTCAGTTCCAGATGGAGGCGATTCTAGGACCTGAGTTAGAGCCATTTGAAACCTTTATTTTGGATCATATGTCGAGggccaaaaaaaaatattcaaaggCTAAGTCAATGTTCAGTTTGTTAAAGCAAAAGGATCCAAACTCCCTTGCTCTTAAGCTAACTGACTCTCTTGGCTCTTCTCATGAAGTTGATTTTCGTGAAGTTTGTGCTGAACTCCTTCACAAGTTGCTTGATGACGACGACTTGTGCACGTGGCACAATCTAAGTGTCTCCACTCAGTCCGCCATAAAGCGTTTTCTCATTGATCATATTGAGCAAGAAGAATCAGAATCAGAATTTATCATCCAAGAGCTCCGTCACACCATTTTGTATCTAGCTGTTTCACTTGTTCCAGATAACAACTGGTCTGAGTTAATGCCATTCCTTATGTGCTGCATCACTTCCGGTTCAAACAAGTTAAAAGTCTCAGCTTTCTTGATTTATGGGCTAATAGCTGACAGAATAACGGTCGTTTGCTCAAAAAATATGCAATCGCAACTTCTTAATGCACTGAACTATAATACCAGCCTCGATTTAGATGTGAGGATAGCGGCTATGACAACTGTGATCTGCTTCATTCAAAGCGTATCTAGTTCAAATGAAAAGGAACGGTTTCAAGATCTTTTGCCAGGTATGATGAAGACAATGACAGACGCATTGACCCACGGTAAGGAGAAGGTCGCTGCAGCGCGAGACGTGTTGAATCTTTTCATAGAGCTGGCGCAGAATGAGCCTAACTTCTTTAGGACGCAACTAACTGTTGTTGTGGGTTCAATATTGGAGATAGCAGAGGATGAGAAATTGGAAGAGGTGACGAGGCACTTGGCAGTTGAATTTTTGATAACTTTGGTTGAGGCAAGAGAGAGGGCCCCCGGTATGATGAGGAAGTTGCCCTCCTTTAGTAGAAAATGCTTTGCAATATTATTGAAGTTATTACTAGATATTAAGGATGATCCTGCTTGGCATAGTGCGGAGACCGAGCATGAGCATACAGGGGAAACAAACAACTACACGTTTGGTATGACATGTTTAAACCGGTTTTCTGTTGCATTAGGTGGCAAGACTGTTGTTCCTATTGCCATAGAGCAGCTGTCTGCTTACGTGGTTTCCCCCGAGTGGGAGAAACGCCACGCAGCTCTCGTTGCACTTGCTCAGATAGCTGAAGGTAGCTCAAAGGTACAAATCTTATATCTCATTAGTGTATTTATCATGAATATGTTGCGATGATTATATTGTGTTTTGGAGCTGCTTTTTTGCTAGCAAATTGATAGGATATAGACAAGATAGTTTTCCCACTTCCTCCTATTAGTTTAGACTCTCTCTTCTACTTTAATTTTCGTAGGCTATTAGCTTGAATCCGCTTATGCTTTCCTGAGCTGAGAgtctattggaaacagtctctctaactccacaaggtaggggtaaggtctatgTACACATAACCCTCCCCATACTCTACCATGTGGGATTACACTACgtatgttgttgtgttgttgttgttgttgattagcTTGAACCCATGAATTCTCTTTTATAGGTTATGATCAAGTATTTGGAGCAAGTAGTGAATATGATTATGCGTTCTTTCCAAGATCCTATTCCTCGAGTCAGATGGGCtgctatttattcaatttccaaaTTGTCAACTGTCTTCTGTACAGATTTGCAAGTACAACATCATGACCAAGTATTGCCTGCATTAGCTACAACTATGGATGATTTTGGAAATCCACGAGTGCAGGTCTGATCTATGGTGATATGAACCCTTAATTAATGGTCAATGCAGACTTCTCAAATTACAATTGCACCTATAAAAGAATAGGTTATTATTAGTTATACGAAAAACAGCCATCAAAATTATCGTTCTGCAACTTTGCAATGGGGTTACATATTCCATAAAGCTGATAATCTATAACTTGAATAGGATTAATCTGTTTaacattaaaaagttaaggatatTTGTGAAACTTCCCTACTAGAATATTGTGCAATTAGTATCTTAATAGCCTGATTTATGGAGTCTTAACAGTGCATTGCTTGAAATCTAAGGTTACAAATGTATTTTTGGTTTACATTAAGCTCTTGCTTTAAATATATTTGGGTCATTATACTGCTTCACTCAGTTCATGACATCAGCTAAGTTACTCGATTTGCTCTCTTTGGCATTAATTTTCATAGGCAAATGCAGCTAGAGCTGTCGCAGCTTTCAGCGGATCTTTAAAGCAAGAAACATTGGTACCTCCAGAAACTTTGGTACCACACTTAGATGGATTACTTAGCAAACTTGTTGTACTTATACAggtatgcaaatatagaggccaCCATGTTATAAAGGTAGATTAATAACTACTAGTCTAAGATATTCACTGCTGTTGTTTGAAATGCAGAATGACAAAGTCCAAATGGTTCAAGAAGCAGCATTAAAGGCGTTGTCTGGTATAGCTAATTTGTCTAAGGTATTACCTACTTGCATTTATTTTTGACTCAGTTCTATATCTACTTATAATGATGGCTAATATAACATACTTCGACGTACAGGTGCACTTCCAAAAGTACTATGATTTTGTAAAGCCATATTTGAAAATTATCCTGGTAAATGAAAATGGTGAATCTTATCGCTACCTTCGAAGCATAGCGTTGGAGTGCATAAGCTTTATTGGGACATCTGTAGGCAAAGAGAAATTCAAAGATGACTTAAAGCAGGTCTACTCTCCACGCCCGGTACTTCATTGAGTGAGTTTTTTCCACGATACCATTGCAGATGGAATCTATGTTGCTTGGACTCTCCAAAAATGTTGCCGGGTGCGTGTCGGATCTTCCAAAAGTAGTACATTTTTGAAGGATCCGATACGGGTGCTGCAGCATTTTGGAGAGTCTGCACAACATAGGATGGAATGTCTTTGTTCTTGTTTGCTTTTGCTATGCTAGTCAGATGGCTTTCTAGTGGACAAACCATAGTATTCTCCTACTAGTTGCTTTTTGGTCTTACATTCTTCCTCTCTTTTGACACTCTATTTCTTCACTAGGTGGCGTGGTGTGATCTTATCgcattttttcatttctgaacatggactttttttttcttcttttcattaaAGGTTATGGAAGTGCTTAATTACTCATTACAAGAACCACAAGTGAAAGAGTTTGATATTGCTTGCAATCTACAGGTATGTCTTAATCATTTGATTTTACGGGCTCAAAACTTCTTTTTAGATTTGCCTCTCAATATTTTTGATTTCTTGATTGGATCGCAGTCATGCTTCAGGATTTGCTACTGCATGGGGAAGGATTTTCTTCCTTACATGAGTACATTAATGCCCCCTTTGGTTGAATGTGCTCAACTTGAGCCCGATAAGACCGTGTCCTCTGATAACTTATATGATAGGTAAGCCTTTACATTTAGATACTTTTTCTTCTTAATTTGGATGTTTGCgttctttttctatctttgatTTTATGTTATCCATGATTAGTAGTAATTTTTTCTTCTAAGTTAATTTGGCACTTATATCAACTAGAGATTGAATGTTATCCAGATTCATTGGATAAGTTTCACATTTTGCAGTGTACATAAAGTCAAGTTTCGGAATGAAATAATACGCCTTGGAGGAAATGACCTCCTATATCAGAAATCTTTAGCCTGTGATATCCTTGGTTTATTTGCCCGGAAATTGGAAGAAGACTTCTACCCGTGGATTCCCCAGGTCGTCCTGAATGATCACCTGCACATATTCATTTTCTCATGTGATGCTGAGTGAAAGtcaaataaaattaaacaagtaatatcAATTGCTTAATTCATGAAACAGGTTGCTTCAGTCTTGGTTCCGCTTCTGAAATTCTATACCCATGACGAAGCCAGGAAATGCTCTGTTAAATGTGAGGATTCTCAATGATTTCATACTGCTTTCTAATTTTCTAATTCTTCACTTTGCTGATgcaaattttctaatttttgccTGTTTAAGCCATGTATAACCTCTTGCGTTCTGCCAAACTGGCTGTTGAGAAAGAGATTGCGCAAGGTGGAACCGAGTCATATTTCAAGGAGTTGGCAGACTATATAATACTGTCTCTGTTAGAAGCTTTGCATGAGGTTGTCCTTAATATCAGTACTTAtgttcttttttttgttgttgcggGAAATGTTTAAGTTTCTATTTGGATAAAAAGAGAAAGTGACACTTCATTTGTTACCTAACACAGGAGTCTATGGCAGAAATATGTGCATTCATGTTGGATGAATTGAATCATTGCCTGCAGGTTTGGTTATGTCTGAGACAGTCTCTCTTTAATATTCTTGATCCAAGTTTACAGTGTTTTCCTAATTTGGGAGTATGGTAAATAACTCCAATTTCTTCTCCTTCAATAGAGATCTAAAtcgaaggggagccttggcgtaactggtaaagttgctgtcatatgaccaggaggtcacgggctCGAGCCGTGAAAACAACCTCTTGTGAAATGCAGGGTGAGGTTGcgtgcgtacaatagacccttgtggtctggccCTTCCCCGAACCTCGCGTAGTGATAGCTTATAGAGATCTAAATAAAACACTGTATTCTTGATATTGCTTGAAGTGTTCCATTAGTACTATCAAGGTTAAAAAGAGAAATGGCAAAATAGGTTTTTCagattatttctttcttttttcagatCAGTCCACCACTTCTCATTGAAGATCAGCTCAGTCGAATAGTGAATGAGGTAAAGCATGTCATTACGGAAAGTTCAAATAGAAAACAAAAACTCAAAGAGAGAGCAAAATCAAAAGACTTTGATGCTGAGGAAGATGAATTGCTAAGGGGGGAAAAAGAGCAAGAAGATAATAGTTTGTTCCATGTATGTTCCATTTCAAGAATAAGTTATTATCTATtagaaatgacaccaggtagCCACTCGAAAGGCTGCTATTCAGGAATTAGTCATTACGTCCTGAATTTTAGTTTTCCAGTTCAATTTTTCAGGACAAAAATGTTCTGAATTGTCCTAAcgttaagatttttagtttaaaactTCAGGACAAAATAAATACTGGTTAATCTCTAAATAGCACCTCTAAAAATGATTATCTGTGCGCTTGCCCCTATTATCTATTATTATTCTCTAATACGAGTTGCGCTGGTTATTGATACACCCATTTATTGAACTTAGCTCATCTTGACCCAAATCATCTCAACCCATTTAAAGTTGGTCtaatttttagcccaaattgacACATGAGTAACTTTGTCAGAATATCTtagaaatatttttttgtttgatatgttatatatgactataacaaaagaaaaaaaaattatttagtaACAACACAATTCATAAGAAAATAACACATTAATTAAAGTTTGGTAAGAGTTGGGCGGGTTGGACTATGACCCAAATTTTAGCCCATCTTGACTCAATCCATCTCAGCCCAAGTAACTTTTTGACCTGCCCTTTATTGACTCAATTTTGAACCGCCCAAAATCAACCCAACCCGCCAATTTGACACCCCTATTCTCAAATAACATAAAGCATTTCTTATCAGGTTGGTCTAGTATTAAATACGTTGATCGAAACATTCAAGTCTGGTTTCTTGCCTTTCTTTGACGAGCTCATGTCATCATATCTAATTCCTATGTGGGTAAGTTCACGACATGATTATCACTGTCATCCTAACACTCTAGTTTGTTATTCATTTACATATCTTAATTTAcatttctttctttcaatttttctttgcttATATGAAGCGCAAAGATATGACAGCTCAAGAAAGATGCACACCATTTCTTATCTTTGATCATCTTCTGGAGGAGTGCCCTGAAGCGGCTCTAAAGTGTGTATAATCAGTTTTTTCTTAAATGTTCCACCaggggcagcccggtgcactaattACTTGATATGCCCCGGGTCCGGGGAATGATCGGACCATAAGAGTctatgcagccttaccctgcatttctgcaagaggctgtttccacggcttgaaccatTGACCTCCTGGTCACCTTGCaataactttaccagttacgccaaa
The Nicotiana sylvestris chromosome 11, ASM39365v2, whole genome shotgun sequence DNA segment above includes these coding regions:
- the LOC104224465 gene encoding uncharacterized protein isoform X2 encodes the protein MDRELAQFQMEAILGPELEPFETFILDHMSRAKKKYSKAKSMFSLLKQKDPNSLALKLTDSLGSSHEVDFREVCAELLHKLLDDDDLCTWHNLSVSTQSAIKRFLIDHIEQEESESEFIIQELRHTILYLAVSLVPDNNWSELMPFLMCCITSGSNKLKVSAFLIYGLIADRITVVCSKNMQSQLLNALNYNTSLDLDVRIAAMTTVICFIQSVSSSNEKERFQDLLPGMMKTMTDALTHGKEKVAAARDVLNLFIELAQNEPNFFRTQLTVVVGSILEIAEDEKLEEVTRHLAVEFLITLVEARERAPGMMRKLPSFSRKCFAILLKLLLDIKDDPAWHSAETEHEHTGETNNYTFGMTCLNRFSVALGGKTVVPIAIEQLSAYVVSPEWEKRHAALVALAQIAEGSSKVMIKYLEQVVNMIMRSFQDPIPRVRWAAIYSISKLSTVFCTDLQVQHHDQVLPALATTMDDFGNPRVQANAARAVAAFSGSLKQETLVPPETLVPHLDGLLSKLVVLIQNDKVQMVQEAALKALSGIANLSKVHFQKYYDFVKPYLKIILVNENGESYRYLRSIALECISFIGTSVGKEKFKDDLKQVMEVLNYSLQEPQVKEFDIACNLQSCFRICYCMGKDFLPYMSTLMPPLVECAQLEPDKTVSSDNLYDSVHKVKFRNEIIRLGGNDLLYQKSLACDILGLFARKLEEDFYPWIPQVASVLVPLLKFYTHDEARKCSVKSMYNLLRSAKLAVEKEIAQGGTESYFKELADYIILSLLEALHEESMAEICAFMLDELNHCLQISPPLLIEDQLSRIVNEVKHVITESSNRKQKLKERAKSKDFDAEEDELLRGEKEQEDNSLFHVGLVLNTLIETFKSGFLPFFDELMSSYLIPMWRKDMTAQERCTPFLIFDHLLEECPEAALKYSDEFLPLLLDASNDESPAVRQCAFYGLVLYAEYGGSDFKPVVKEAISRINVVIMHFWARESENESAFDNAVYALGKIFQFHWENIDSSTQIIPVWLNCLPIKCDMAAAKYVHDLLCSMVERLDEELIGPNYQYIPKIISIFAEVLCSEIDFATQETTNRMINALRHIQQTLSPAAMESAFSYLLPRQEMELKSILSLEEDV